The segment tctgtctctctgtgtctgtctctatcccctgtccctgtctctctctctgtctctatcccctgtccctgtgtctatcccctgtccctgtctctgtccctctctctgtctctatcccctgtctctgtctctctctctgtgtctatcccctgtctctgtctctctgtctctatctggtctatgtctctctctctttgtctatatctcctgtccctgtctctctctgattctatcccgtctctgtctctaacccctgtatttctctctttctctatcccctctctctgtctctatcccctgtctctgtctccatcccggctctatcccctgtccctgtctctctctctctcccctgtccctgtctctctctctgtgtctatccactgtctctgtctctaacccctgtccctgtctctgactctttctctctctttgtctctatcccctgtccctgtctctatcccccgtctctctctgcgtctctgtcccctgtctctgtgtggtgcCCCCcgtaggagcagcagcagctgtgtGTGGCACTGCAGGAGACCCGGGTCCTGCTGGAGGAGCAGCTGGCGGACACACGACAACGCTGCTCCAGCCTacgggagctggagagagacaatcTACTGCTGCGACAAAGACTCATAGACCTGGAGGGGGTAGGTAATGATGGTAATGTGTGTGTGGAAATGTGTTTCTGAATCACAAGTAAGGAATTTGGTATCTGCTGGCCGGGCTCACGTAGACATTTTCCCTaatttgttggtgtgtgtgtgtctgtaggagcGGGATACTGAGAGGCAGAGGGTCGATGAGCTCTTGGAGATGAATATGGGCCTGGAGGCGGAGCTTAGACAGGAGCTTAGacataacaacaacaatacaggCAGGATGACAGCGGCTCCACATTTCCACCAATTGGAGGTGGAGTCTGACGAGGAGGCTGGGCTAAGAGTGGAGCTAAGAGAAGAGATTGgtcagtcagtctgcctgtctgttgtaTGTCTTTTTAGTTAAATTATTTGATTATTGTCCACGACCCCGCCTCTCTAATTCAAATTCAAATAAGCTTTAATGGCATGAATGGTACCACTGTTGCCAAAGCAAAGAAatatatatccctccctccctctccactccctctctctcattctctctctcattctctctctctctctcatcctctctctcattctctcattctctctctctctctctctctcattctctctctgtctcattctctctctctctctcattctctctctctctcattctctctcattctctctctctctcattctctctctcagatcTGAAACCTCTAAGTGTGGAGGTGGGCGAGGCATCGTCAGTGAGGCTTCTGGGAGCTGAGAATGAGAACGCTGAGCTGAGGAGACGCCTGGAGGACCTGCAGTCCGAACAGAAGTTCAGGGGTCAGAGGGTAAGGGTCACGAGGTCACGAGGGTCAATCTATCAAAATGGATTGAGTCTAGGTTAAAACTCCAGAGAGCAGGCAAATGCAACAGTAGCAAGGAACAGTAAAGAAGAATGAGACTCGACACAGGGAGCCTTGTGGCTTGCCAAGTACTTGTATTAGTGTCCAGGCTAAGGGCACTGCTATTGGAGGATCCAACTGTCTGCTATATTTTGCAGCAAGCTGATTTGCCGGAGGTGAGTGAGGAGCTGGCCTGTCTGGAGGCAGAACATCAGAATACCCTAAGAGAGGTGAGCTGATGTGACCGACTGTGTTAACCCTCTGAGCTAAAGCCGAGGCATTAGGAGGCTAACAAAAGTCTTTAAGTCTAAGAGAACGCTATTCGTCATGTGGGTGTGGTTCTCTAAACCGTTACAGTgatgtgtacagtgcattcagaaagtattcatcccccttccccaaatccacattttgttacgttacggccttattctaaaatggattaaataaaaatgtccttatcaacctacacacaataccccataatgacaaagcgaaaacatttttttagaaatttttgcaaatttattaaaaacagaaataccttatttacataagtactcagaccctttgctatgagactcgaaattgagctcaggtgcatcctgtttccattgatcatccttgagaggtttatacatcttgattggagtccacctgtggtaaattcaattgattggacatgatttggaaaggtcccaaagttgacagtgcatgtcagagcaaaaaccaagccatgaggttgaaggaattgtccgtagagctccgagacaggattgtttcgaggcacagatctgaggaagggtaccaaaacatttctgcagcattgaaggttctcaagaacacagtggcctccatcattcttaaatggaagaagtttggaaccaccaagacatgacagcccgcttggagtttgtcaaaaggcacctaaaggactctcacacggaacccaaactggctgtgcgcgtgcaccatcgtgcataaatgtattttgttccccccacaccaaacgcgatcacgacacacaggttaaaatatcaaaacaaactctgaaacaattatattaatttggggacaggtcgaaaagcagtAAACATgaatggcaatttagctagctagcttgcacttactagctaatttgtcctatttagctagcttgctgttgctagctaatttgtcctgggatataaacattgagttgttattttacctgaaatgcacaaggtcctctactccgacaattactccacacataaaacggtcaaccgaatcgtttctagtcatctctcctccttccaggctgtttcttctcttgactttataatgcgattggcaactttcataaattaggtgcattaccgccaccgacctcgttcgtctttcagtcacccacgtgggtataaccaatgaggagatggcacgtgggtacctgtttctataaaccaatgaggagatgggagaggcaggacttgcagcacaATCTttgtcagaaatagaactgacttctattttaccccttggcaacgcagacgctcgttggcgggAGCGAGCactgtgggtgcaataattgaataacatagatttctaaatttattttgcgacgctcgcgcaggTGACGCacgcggtgtagtcagcctgtcagaacatgagaaacaagaatcaagtgtcacgtctggaggaaacctggcaccatccgtacggtgaagcatggaggtggtagtatcatgctgtggggatgtttttcagtggcagggactgggagactagtcaggatcgagggaaagatgaacagagcaaagtacagagagatccttgatgaaaacttgctccagagtgctcaggacctcagactggggcgaaggttcaccttccaacaggacaacgaccctaagcatacagccaagacaacgcaggagtggtttcgggacaagtctctgaatgtccttgagtggcccagccagagcctggacttgaacccattcGAACATTTCTGGCGTCATACCCAaggagactcaaggctgtaatcgctaccaaatgcgcttcaacaaagtactgagttaagggtcttaatacttatataaatgtggtatttcagttttttttttatacatttccaaAATTATCAAAgcacctgttttttctttgtcattatgtggtattgtgtgtagattgatgagggggaaaaagtattcaatccattttagaataaggctgtaacgtcacaaaatgtggaaaaagtcaaggggtctgaatactttctgaaggcattgtatctagatgtgacctcactgtgtcgtctgacatgtatctagatgtgacctcactgtgtcgtctgacatgtatctagatgtgacctcactgtgtcgtatgacatgtatctagatgtgacctcactgtgtcgtctgacatgtatctagatgtgacctcactgtgtcgtatgacatgtatctagatgtgacctcactgtgtcgtctgacatgtatctagatgtgacctcactgtgtcgtctgacatgtatctagatgtgacctcactgtgtcgtatgacatgtatctagatgtgaccTTACTGTGTCGTAtgacatgtatctagatgtgacctcactgtgtcgtctgacatgtatctagatgtgaccTCGCCGTGtcgtctgacatgtatctagatgtgacctcactgtgtcgtatgacatgtatctagatgtgacctcactgtgtcgtctgacatgtatctagatgtgaccTCGCTGTGTtgtctgacatgtatctagatgtgacctcactgtgtcgtctgacatgtatctagatgtgacctcactgtgtcgtctgacatgtatctagatgtgacctcactgtgtcgtctgacatgtatctagatgtgaccTCACTGTGTCGTCTGACACGTATCTAGATGTGACCTCACTGTGtcgtctgacatgtatctagatgtgacctcactgtgtcgtctgacatgtatctagatgtgacctcactgtgtcgtctgacatgtatctagatgtgacctcactgtgtcgtctgacatgtatctagatgtgaccTCGCTGTGtcgtctgacatgtatctagatgtgacctcactgtgtcgtctgacatgtatctagatgtgacctcactgtgtcgtctgacatgtatctagttTCAACCTCACTGTGtcgtctgacatgtatctagatgtgaccTCACTGTGTCGTCTGACACATTAACTGTTCttgtcctcctctccactctcagTTTCAGAATGTCAAGAATGAAAATGCCACTTTGAAAAAGAGCCTGGAACTGCTGTTGACAAAGCATCAAAGTattgaggaagaaggagagaaggaggagaggggagagaggggagtccaAGGTTCTGAGTCCtcaagaggagaaggggagggtaCTGCCCGGAGAAGGTTGGACAGTGAGAGGGGAGCCAACATCATTAGAACCCAAAGAGAAGCTGGAGTTGGGGCAGAGCTGCTCCatcctgaagagagagaggtggaagcaGAGGATCAGGTGCTGAAACCcaaaaagagagaagaagaagcagaatgtgagaagatagagagagagataaaacatGTTACAAATGAGAAGGAAGAAGATGTTGGGAAGGCAGATATTGACCGGAAAGAGATACAAGACCCCAGCCCAGCCACTGAAGAAGAGAAACTGCCAAAaacaaaggagagagaagagaaagaaaagTCAGTGGAACTCAGTGAAAAAgacgtgtgtgtgttccctgtgCCAGACATGGAGCGCCTGGCCTCTGAGCTCCAGCAGGCCCTGGAGGAGGCTGACAAGCAGGTGTCTGTAGCCCAGGACCTGCGCTCCAAGCTGGGGGAGCAGAGCAGGAAAGCCTGGGAGGCTGAGCAGAGACTGGTGCTACTGGAGGCCGAGGGCCAGAGACTGAGGAAGGCTACAGAGAGCCTGGCAGAGGCTAGGAGACAGATAGAGGTATGGAACCAATCATGATCTGAAAATCATTACTCTGCCAGTAGTTTCATGTACCAGAATCATAGGGCTTTCTTCCTTCACATTGCAGCTGTCGTAGACAGTTACTTAATCCCTTGTCCATCCATCTGTCCGTCCATCCAGTCTTCCATAGAGTACCATCGTCTGTCTTTTAATTCTTAGTCTTCCTAGTCCTCTGTCAGATGGTCCGTCCCTCTGTCCCTTCCACATCATTCCTCTCTGGTGTGTGTTAGGTGCTGCAGGTGGAGCGCCTGCAGATGGAGGAGGAGCTATGTCGTCTGCGGAGCCAGGCTGAGCTGCAGCGGATGCAGGCCTCAGTCATCGCTACTCTGGAGGGGGAGCGAGCcacgctggagagagagagagagaccctccgTAGCTCTGTGGACACCCTACGCACTGCCCAACGCAAGGTGCCACTGCTGCAATACACACACTATGCActgcaaaacacacacaaattacTACCAACAGAAAGATCAGGACTAGATTACACAATGTCACTGAATACTGTGATCCTGAACGCTACCTTGTTTGCCAGGGTGACCAATTGGAGCTGATGACCCAAGCCCTGAGGGCGGAGCTAGAGCGCCAGGGGAGGAGTCTAGAATCCTCACGGCATAATGAGGAGGAGCTAGAGGCGGAGCTTCGCGAGGTAGCACTAGAGGTTGAGTCTCTGACCCGGGGGCGGGACCAGGCTCTGCTGGAGGTCTTGCGattggagcaggagaaggaggcgTGTCAGGGAGAGCTGGACAGCCAACGAAAGGagcagaggcagagggagagggaggcggcCAGGCTGAGGCAGCAGCTACAGAGTACAGCATCAGCCCTGGAACATAGCAACCAGAGGGCCTGCAGTCTGGAGACAGAACACAGGTGATACACAAACACCTGGAgctgcgcacgcacgcacgcacgcacacacacacacacacacaattaatttAAAATAGAGGTAGCAGAACAGTCCCCTCCATGTACATAGTGTTTCTGTACTATTACCATATTATGGGTCTGACCTAgttgatctctctgtctctgtaggcATGTGTGTCAGGAGCTGTCTCAATCCAAGGAGCTTTGTGCTCAACTACAGGACCTGGAGCAGGAGCTCGGTACTCGGCTACAGGGTCTGGAGAAGGAGAGCCAGGAGCTTAAAGAGCTGAACACAGAAGCCCAGGATAAAATCAGATCTctgaatcaggtgtgtgtgtgggtgtgtgtgtatgtgtatgtgtatgtgtatgtgtatgtgtgtgtgtgtgtgtgtgtgtgtgtgtgtgtgtgtgtgtgtgtgtgtgtgtgtgtgtgtgtgtgtgtgtgtgtgtgtgtgtgtgtgcgtatgcgtaTGCGTATGCGTGAGTGCGTGTGCGtgagcgtgtgcgtgtgcgtgtgggtgtgggtgtgggtgtgtgtgtgtgtgtgtgtgtgggtgtgtgtgtgtgtgtgtgtgtatgtgtgtgtgtgtgtaccttgagcCTTGAAATCTGTTTTCATCCTCTCCTTTTCCCACAGGAGCTAGCCAATGAGAAGGTGCAGTCTCAAAAACTGTCCAATGAGGCTGCACTGCTGAAGCAGGAGTTGGAGAGGGCAGAGGCTGAACTGAAGACAGTTACCGCTGACCTTCTTTCAGAGAAGCGGGAGAGAGATGCCGTTCCTGCTAATTTCCAACCAGAAAGGCCTGCTAACACACAGCAGGCTACATCCTCAGACACACTCACATTAGAGCACCCAGAGGCTAAAGATCCCCAATCAAAGGAGGGCCATGACCTCCCTACGACCCCAAAAGCTAGAGTAGAGAAGATGGACTGGTCTCTGAGTGAACGACTGATAGAcctggagagagaggtgtgtgttcacctgtcgttattattttatttgttgaTATTTGCTGTGCCATATCATATGTCCTAGATAACAGAAGCTAGCTACAGAGGACCGCACCCTGTCCCCCAGTGTACCTCTCTAGGAAGAATATTCTGCTTATACCCTAATCACATATTTGTAATCAACTCTTTGTAATCAACTCACCTCCCTCTCAGAATGCAGTGATGGGTGCGGAGCGGGAGGTGTGTTCACCTCTCAGATTCTAATCTGCTGATATATGCTGTGACAACTAGTCATGTGATTGTCAACTTTCTCTAGTCAAATCATCTCTTTCTCACCTCCCCCTCAGAATGCAGCGGTGGGCGCGGAGCGGGAGGTGTTGCTATCCCAGCTGTCTCAGTCCCAGTCAGCCTGTAGCTACCTGAGGGAGCAGATAGACACCCTGCAACATCACTCTATCAGCCTGCAGGAGACCTGCACCAAGCTGCAGGCACTCAACACTCAGCTACAGGTATCATACAGCTACTATTGTTTTATATAGTTATTATACTGAAAGTGTTACCTCTCGCCACTTCAGAGACGGTAGTACTGTCACGTGTCAGAGTCACAGTGTTTGGTTTCCAacaccccccctccccttcccctctcccaggTGGACCAGGCGGCCCTGAGCTTCCAGCATGCAGCAGTGTTGGCAAGGTGCTGCGAGAGCGAGGCCAGGTGTGCTGCTCTGGAGGCGGAGTCTAAGGTCTGGGCCAGGGAGCATGAGGAGTCATTGGCCAGGGCGGAGGGGCTGAGGAGGGACCAGGAGCGAATGACAATGTTGCAGCAGAGGCAGGAGGCAGAGCTAGAGGAGCTGCTGGATAGACACTCTGACCTGAGGAGCAACAACCGTAACCTGGAGACACAGTACAGGGAGCTGGAGGGAAGGTAGGGAGCCGGAGGGAAGGTAGGGAGCCGGAGGGAAGGTAGGGAGCCGGAGGGAAGGTAGGGAGCCGGAGGGAAGGTAGGGAGCCGGTAGAGCGCCGGAGGGAAGGTAGGGAGCCGGAGGGAAGGTAGGGAGCCGGAGGGAAGGTAGGGAGCCGGTAGGGAGCCGGAGGGAAGGTAGGGAGCCGGTAGAGAGCCGGATGGAAGGTAGGGAGCCGGAGGGAAGGTAGGGAGCCGGAGGGAAGGTAGGGAGCCGGTAGAGAGCCGGAGGGAAGGTAGGGAGCCGGAGGGAAGGTAGGGAGCTAGAAGGAAGGTAGTGAACACCAAGTAACACTTTATTTAAAGAAGTATACATAAGGCATTCGTAACTTTATGAAACCAGTCTGATTGTAATTTCATATGCCATTGAATACACTGTAAACTGACTTGTGAGAAAACCCCTGATAAAATAACGTTTATGAAATTAGTCATGACACCTTAATGAGTGTTTTAAGTATAAGTCATAGCAATGTTCATAACACCTTCATGTTCTCCAGGTATCAGGAGCTCCTGGGCCTCAAATCCCATCTGgaggagaaagaaacagagatgaagatggaaagagagaagatggagggagaggtgcaGAAGAaagcggagagagaaagagaactagAGAGACTGAAAGAGGATTATGAGAGGTAAAAAAACACCCTCTCAGTCAAACAACTAACTGCTCCGTCATCACTTATTCTCTTCAACTTATTTAATGTAATATAACTTCTTGTTCTATTCAGTTCATTCCTGATCTATTCAGTTCATTCCTGATCTATTCAGTTCATCCCTGATCTATTCAGTTCATTCCTGATCTATTCAGTTCATTCCTGATCTATTCAGTTCATCCCTGATCTATTCAGTTCATCCCTGATCTA is part of the Salvelinus fontinalis isolate EN_2023a chromosome 6, ASM2944872v1, whole genome shotgun sequence genome and harbors:
- the ccdc88b gene encoding coiled-coil domain containing 88A isoform X1, whose product is MDSNIMDILEEFMESALVTWVQLFDGVVDREENVMLYNQYMEVNSKSQNSHDRYLRLTNGIFLNEVMRVIDPNPKLEHLYRSGRDDQMLRVQNFSILNRHLRAFYQEDLQQLILMPLPNIAILGQDPLTEAAVEELRRLLLLLLGSAVQCERKETFIQQIQSLDIETQTAIANCIQEVTQDPRAVLPLQWEELGVLEGVELQLLFGSMARQIQGLLAQRDTHLERIAELCWKSEVQQAESVMATRGGHVDEQPQGLAVQLADSRAKLRRLKQELEDKGDQLLDHKQEVQTMDEQLKKLQKENRSLQGEVRGMRALRDELDCLRDRAGRAEQLQTELQSCTHRLRSLEVTRTQLKEQQQLCVALQETRVLLEEQLADTRQRCSSLRELERDNLLLRQRLIDLEGERDTERQRVDELLEMNMGLEAELRQELRHNNNNTGRMTAAPHFHQLEVESDEEAGLRVELREEIDLKPLSVEVGEASSVRLLGAENENAELRRRLEDLQSEQKFRGQRQADLPEVSEELACLEAEHQNTLREFQNVKNENATLKKSLELLLTKHQSIEEEGEKEERGERGVQGSESSRGEGEGTARRRLDSERGANIIRTQREAGVGAELLHPEEREVEAEDQVLKPKKREEEAECEKIEREIKHVTNEKEEDVGKADIDRKEIQDPSPATEEEKLPKTKEREEKEKSVELSEKDVCVFPVPDMERLASELQQALEEADKQVSVAQDLRSKLGEQSRKAWEAEQRLVLLEAEGQRLRKATESLAEARRQIEVLQVERLQMEEELCRLRSQAELQRMQASVIATLEGERATLERERETLRSSVDTLRTAQRKGDQLELMTQALRAELERQGRSLESSRHNEEELEAELREVALEVESLTRGRDQALLEVLRLEQEKEACQGELDSQRKEQRQREREAARLRQQLQSTASALEHSNQRACSLETEHRHVCQELSQSKELCAQLQDLEQELGTRLQGLEKESQELKELNTEAQDKIRSLNQELANEKVQSQKLSNEAALLKQELERAEAELKTVTADLLSEKRERDAVPANFQPERPANTQQATSSDTLTLEHPEAKDPQSKEGHDLPTTPKARVEKMDWSLSERLIDLERENAAVGAEREVLLSQLSQSQSACSYLREQIDTLQHHSISLQETCTKLQALNTQLQVDQAALSFQHAAVLARCCESEARCAALEAESKVWAREHEESLARAEGLRRDQERMTMLQQRQEAELEELLDRHSDLRSNNRNLETQYRELEGRYQELLGLKSHLEEKETEMKMEREKMEGEVQKKAERERELERLKEDYERLQGVQRESAQVQSELLAQGSMLRGELSAAQLERTRLEGEISSLRESNQRLELSTDRLTNQYQLLTQLKGNMEEENRHLLEQNQSLTNHNRDLMEQSLERKDQHHSQQREYQEKMGELRREKQKLVEKIMDQYRVLDPSMPTPSKAKKSNWIADRMKKLIKPKGGGVGREGRALFYAAGSIENLADSADYPPDTQTAAGSEPHSAPVSPSPLRHAPSLGDSDQAGGLCGLPLRSSLGGRRKLGSHRKLGSQSFSPGDQKTSPLQRLQSADRVIWERQSSPTDTPKATPMTSANNSQENVMEEGGRGEEDRAVSGDNIEGHLNSDPCCQSSKDKPAN
- the ccdc88b gene encoding coiled-coil domain containing 88A isoform X2, whose amino-acid sequence is MDSNIMDILEEFMESALVTWVQLFDGVVDREENVMLYNQYMEVNSKSQNSHDRYLRLTNGIFLNEVMRVIDPNPKLEHLYRSGRDDQMLRVQNFSILNRHLRAFYQEDLQQLILMPLPNIAILGQDPLTEAAVEELRRLLLLLLGSAVQCERKETFIQQIQSLDIETQTAIANCIQEVTQDPRAVLPLQWEELGVLEGVELQLLFGSMARQIQGLLAQRDTHLERIAELCWKSEVQQAESVMATRGGHVDEQPQGLAVQLADSRAKLRRLKQELEDKGDQLLDHKQEVQTMDEQLKKLQKENRSLQGEVRGMRALRDELDCLRDRAGRAEQLQTELQSCTHRLRSLEVTRTQLKEQQQLCVALQETRVLLEEQLADTRQRCSSLRELERDNLLLRQRLIDLEGERDTERQRVDELLEMNMGLEAELRQELRHNNNNTGRMTAAPHFHQLEVESDEEAGLRVELREEIDLKPLSVEVGEASSVRLLGAENENAELRRRLEDLQSEQKFRGQRQADLPEVSEELACLEAEHQNTLREFQNVKNENATLKKSLELLLTKHQSIEEEGEKEERGERGVQGSESSRGEGEGTARRRLDSERGANIIRTQREAGVGAELLHPEEREVEAEDQVLKPKKREEEAECEKIEREIKHVTNEKEEDVGKADIDRKEIQDPSPATEEEKLPKTKEREEKEKSVELSEKDVCVFPVPDMERLASELQQALEEADKQVSVAQDLRSKLGEQSRKAWEAEQRLVLLEAEGQRLRKATESLAEARRQIEVLQVERLQMEEELCRLRSQAELQRMQASVIATLEGERATLERERETLRSSVDTLRTAQRKGDQLELMTQALRAELERQGRSLESSRHNEEELEAELREVALEVESLTRGRDQALLEVLRLEQEKEACQGELDSQRKEQRQREREAARLRQQLQSTASALEHSNQRACSLETEHRHVCQELSQSKELCAQLQDLEQELGTRLQGLEKESQELKELNTEAQDKIRSLNQELANEKVQSQKLSNEAALLKQELERAEAELKTVTADLLSEKRERDAVPANFQPERPANTQQATSSDTLTLEHPEAKDPQSKEGHDLPTTPKARVEKMDWSLSERLIDLERENAAVGAEREVLLSQLSQSQSACSYLREQIDTLQHHSISLQETCTKLQALNTQLQVDQAALSFQHAAVLARCCESEARCAALEAESKVWAREHEESLARAEGLRRDQERMTMLQQRQEAELEELLDRHSDLRSNNRNLETQYRELEGRYQELLGLKSHLEEKETEMKMEREKMEGEVQKKAERERELERLKEDYERLQGVQRESAQVQSELLAQGSMLRGELSAAQLERTRLEGEISSLRESNQRLELSTDRLTNQYQLLTQLKGNMEEENRHLLEQNQSLTNHNRDLMEQSLERKDQHHSQQREYQEKMGELRREKQKLVEKIMDQYRVLDPSMPTPSKAKKSNWIADRMKKLIKPKGGGVGREGRALFYAAGSIENLADSADYPPDTQTAAGSEPHSAPVSPSPLRHAPSLGDSDQAGGLCGLPLRSSLGGRRKLGSHRKLGSQSFSPGDQKTSPLQRLQSADRVIWERQSSPTDTPKATPMTSANNSQENVMEEGGRAVSGDNIEGHLNSDPCCQSSKDKPAN